In Gammaproteobacteria bacterium, a single window of DNA contains:
- the ccsA gene encoding cytochrome c biogenesis protein CcsA: MTSVLPGIAACLLYLASLAAQLFALHEGGSRVRALQLSRMLAAPALLLHMLSLSPALFAGDGLDFGLFNAGSLFFWMIATLTYSASWRLPLANLLLILYPLTVIALLCALFLHAPQAQLQHLGWGIGSHVLLSIMAYSILTIAAVQAAALGLLINRLKHRRLHGVVDMMPPLQTMESLLFRLIWTGEVLLALSLVTGAMFFENLFAQHLAHKTVLSIIAWLVFATLLWGRHQLGWRGITAIKWTLAGFSLLILAYFGSKIVLEFVLHRPGL; encoded by the coding sequence ATGACATCGGTACTGCCCGGAATCGCGGCCTGCCTGCTCTATCTCGCGAGCCTCGCAGCGCAGCTGTTCGCCCTGCACGAGGGCGGCTCGCGCGTGCGCGCCCTGCAACTGTCCAGGATGCTCGCCGCTCCCGCGCTGCTGCTGCACATGCTCAGCCTCAGCCCGGCGCTGTTCGCCGGCGACGGGCTGGATTTCGGACTGTTCAATGCCGGCTCGCTTTTTTTCTGGATGATAGCCACGCTGACGTATAGCGCCAGCTGGCGCTTGCCGCTGGCCAACCTGCTGCTGATCCTCTACCCGCTGACCGTCATCGCGCTGCTTTGCGCCCTGTTCCTGCACGCGCCCCAGGCACAGCTGCAACATCTGGGCTGGGGGATCGGCAGTCATGTCCTGCTGTCGATCATGGCATACAGCATCCTGACCATTGCCGCGGTGCAGGCGGCCGCGCTCGGGCTGCTGATCAACCGTCTCAAACATCGTCGTCTGCACGGCGTGGTGGACATGATGCCACCGTTGCAGACCATGGAAAGCCTGCTGTTTCGCCTGATCTGGACCGGAGAAGTGCTGTTGGCGCTGTCATTGGTGACCGGCGCGATGTTTTTCGAGAATCTTTTCGCACAGCACCTGGCCCACAAAACCGTGCTCTCGATCATTGCCTGGCTGGTATTCGCCACCCTGCTCTGGGGCCGGCACCAGCTGGGATGGCGCGGAATCACCGCGATCAAATGGACCCTCGCAGGCTTTTCGCTGCTGATCCTGGCGTATTTCGGCAGCAAGATTGTGCTCGAATTCGTCCTGCATCGTCCGGGCCTCTGA